The Desulfomicrobium orale DSM 12838 genome includes a window with the following:
- a CDS encoding cell division protein FtsQ/DivIB: MGAAVMGRRMRRNVSRKVEPRRTARTGAMAGGLVLGLGRALSLCTRLVLGIFFILAASFGILHGYRWITSHEFFRLEALTIQGGQRLDREEIMALGGLRPDANVLDVNIADVQRRIAASDWVESVSVTRVLPNGLTIVVKEREPFFLVRRDDHLCYADAGGRIIAAVSADKFISLPLLDKEDGVPVSPGVTRLLEEIARNTLPFGMSQIAWVRQDSAEQFSLLLERPQVFVQLDGTNLSATLDGLIRLWADLESRGELNRVDSMFVMPGRAWIRLGAEQPLPES, from the coding sequence ATGGGCGCGGCGGTCATGGGCAGAAGAATGCGCAGAAATGTTTCCAGAAAAGTGGAACCGCGCAGAACCGCCAGGACGGGTGCCATGGCCGGGGGCCTTGTTCTGGGCCTGGGGCGGGCGCTGTCCCTGTGTACCCGTCTGGTGCTCGGGATTTTTTTCATACTGGCTGCGAGTTTCGGCATTTTGCACGGCTATCGCTGGATCACCAGTCACGAGTTCTTCCGGTTGGAGGCGCTGACCATTCAGGGCGGGCAGCGTCTGGACCGGGAAGAAATCATGGCTCTCGGCGGCCTCCGGCCCGACGCCAATGTGCTTGACGTCAACATCGCGGACGTGCAGCGGCGGATTGCGGCTTCGGACTGGGTGGAAAGCGTGAGCGTGACCAGAGTGCTACCCAACGGCCTGACCATAGTCGTCAAGGAGCGGGAACCGTTCTTCCTGGTCCGGCGGGATGATCACCTGTGCTATGCCGACGCCGGCGGGCGGATCATTGCGGCCGTGAGCGCGGACAAGTTCATTTCCCTGCCGCTTCTGGACAAGGAGGACGGTGTGCCGGTCAGCCCGGGCGTGACCCGGCTGCTGGAGGAAATCGCCCGGAACACGCTGCCTTTCGGCATGAGCCAGATCGCCTGGGTGCGTCAGGACAGCGCCGAACAGTTCAGTCTGCTGCTGGAGCGGCCGCAGGTGTTCGTGCAGCTGGACGGAACGAACCTTTCGGCCACCTTGGACGGCTTGATCAGGCTCTGGGCCGATCTGGAAAGCCGTGGAGAACTGAACCGCGTGGATTCCATGTTTGTCATGCCCGGCCGGGCCTGGATCAGGCTGGGCGCTGAACAGCCGTTGCCGGAGAGTTGA
- the ftsA gene encoding cell division protein FtsA, with protein sequence MAKSELIVGLDIGTTKICAVVGEVAVDGGVDIIGIGTSPSTGLRKGVVVNIEQTVQSIKKALEEAELMAGCEIRAVYAGIAGSHIKGFNSHGVIAVKGGEVTARDIERVIDAAKAVAIPLDREVIHILPQEYIVDDQSGIVDPLGMAGVRLEVKVHIVTGAVTSAQNIVKSCHKSGLDVEDIVLEAFASSKAVLTDEEREIGVALVDIGGGTSDLVIFHGNSIKHTGVVALGGANLTNDIAFGLRTPTQAAEKIKIKYGCALAEMVSPEDVIEVPSVGGREPRRLSRQVLAEICEPRMEELLALVDQELTRSGYKKLVGAGVVLTGGASRIEGIQELAEQIFNLPTRTASPAGVGGLKDVVDSPMYATAVGLLLYGAEKHGKDSRIRIRDKNIFHSILARMRKWFADIS encoded by the coding sequence ATGGCCAAGTCTGAACTGATTGTCGGTCTGGATATCGGAACGACCAAAATTTGCGCCGTTGTGGGAGAGGTGGCCGTCGATGGCGGTGTGGACATCATCGGCATCGGAACCAGCCCTTCCACGGGCCTGCGCAAGGGCGTGGTGGTCAATATCGAGCAGACCGTGCAGTCCATCAAGAAAGCGCTGGAAGAGGCCGAACTGATGGCCGGATGCGAGATCCGGGCAGTGTATGCGGGCATCGCGGGCAGCCACATCAAGGGATTCAACAGTCACGGGGTGATCGCGGTCAAAGGCGGAGAGGTGACGGCCCGGGACATCGAACGGGTCATCGACGCGGCCAAGGCCGTAGCCATCCCGCTGGACCGGGAAGTCATCCACATCCTGCCGCAGGAATACATCGTGGACGACCAGTCCGGCATCGTGGACCCGCTGGGCATGGCCGGTGTGCGGCTGGAGGTGAAGGTGCACATCGTCACCGGAGCCGTGACCAGCGCCCAGAACATCGTCAAGTCCTGCCACAAGTCGGGCCTGGATGTGGAGGACATCGTGCTGGAGGCCTTCGCCTCGTCCAAGGCCGTCCTCACGGACGAGGAACGGGAAATCGGCGTGGCGCTGGTGGATATCGGCGGCGGCACGTCGGATCTGGTCATTTTTCACGGCAATTCCATCAAGCATACGGGCGTGGTGGCCTTGGGCGGGGCCAATCTGACCAACGACATCGCTTTCGGCCTGCGTACGCCCACCCAGGCCGCGGAGAAAATCAAGATCAAATACGGCTGCGCCCTGGCCGAGATGGTCAGCCCGGAAGATGTGATCGAGGTGCCGAGCGTGGGCGGCCGGGAGCCGCGCAGGCTGAGCCGGCAGGTTCTGGCCGAAATCTGCGAGCCGCGCATGGAGGAATTGCTGGCCCTGGTGGATCAGGAGCTGACCCGTTCCGGGTACAAGAAACTGGTCGGCGCGGGCGTGGTACTGACCGGCGGCGCGTCCCGCATCGAGGGCATTCAGGAACTGGCCGAACAGATTTTCAATCTGCCGACGCGCACGGCCTCGCCCGCCGGAGTGGGCGGTCTGAAAGATGTGGTGGACAGCCCCATGTACGCGACGGCGGTGGGTCTGCTCCTGTACGGAGCGGAAAAACATGGAAAGGACAGCAGGATCCGTATCCGCGACAAGAATATTTTTCATTCCATTCTGGCGCGGATGAGAAAGTGGTTTGCGGACATCAGCTGA
- a CDS encoding UDP-N-acetylmuramoyl-tripeptide--D-alanyl-D-alanine ligase, giving the protein MSLREIAQALGTSVDTRPEQEVSRVCIDSRTVQQGDLFFCIVGRNLDGHGFVRQAVEGGACAVISGRPLELPVPVILVRDTTLALGRLARFWRERTKARVIGVTGSAGKTTVKEMLARVLAVAGRTGKNFRNLNNQIGLPLSILEMDGEEDFWVLELGISRPGDMDDLGYILAPDAALVVNIGPCHLEGLGSLAGVAREKSTLLDYVRPDGFACVGADYPALREACAGRGTAVVEFSGRNGRAAYACLEKKADGEGLLYVLRTPAGEIRLRVPDQVNVAENVAAVTAMSMELGLTPADIASGLAAYSPAPQRFAVSRVGGWTFIDDTYNANPVSMACSLDEAVRLAGDRRLVLVLGEMRELGADAEREHRELGRRIAATPATHCFFYGAHAGHVREGLEGFSGEFIPAAAPEDVLGVMRDLRSEKGVVLFKGSRGCKMENFYAALERSWA; this is encoded by the coding sequence AGGGCGATCTTTTCTTCTGCATCGTGGGCCGCAATCTGGACGGGCACGGTTTCGTCCGCCAGGCCGTGGAAGGCGGCGCCTGCGCCGTGATTTCCGGCCGTCCTCTGGAGCTTCCGGTGCCGGTCATTCTGGTGCGCGACACAACCCTCGCCCTGGGCCGTCTGGCCCGTTTCTGGCGCGAGAGGACCAAGGCCAGGGTGATCGGCGTGACGGGCTCCGCCGGGAAGACCACGGTCAAGGAGATGCTGGCCCGGGTCCTGGCCGTGGCCGGACGCACAGGCAAGAATTTTCGCAATCTGAACAATCAGATCGGCCTGCCCCTGTCCATTCTGGAAATGGACGGCGAGGAGGATTTCTGGGTGCTGGAGCTTGGCATCAGCCGTCCCGGCGACATGGACGATCTGGGCTACATTCTGGCTCCTGACGCGGCGCTGGTGGTCAATATCGGGCCATGTCATCTGGAGGGGCTGGGCAGTCTGGCCGGAGTGGCGCGGGAGAAAAGCACGCTGCTTGATTACGTCCGTCCGGACGGCTTTGCCTGCGTCGGCGCCGACTATCCGGCCCTGCGGGAAGCCTGCGCCGGCCGGGGGACGGCAGTGGTGGAGTTTTCCGGGCGAAACGGCCGGGCCGCATACGCCTGTCTGGAGAAGAAAGCCGACGGCGAGGGGCTGCTCTATGTCCTGCGGACTCCGGCCGGAGAGATCCGGCTGCGCGTGCCGGATCAGGTCAATGTGGCCGAGAACGTGGCCGCCGTGACGGCCATGAGCATGGAACTGGGCCTGACTCCTGCGGACATCGCCTCCGGGCTGGCCGCCTACTCGCCCGCGCCGCAGCGTTTTGCGGTCAGCCGGGTGGGAGGCTGGACGTTCATTGACGACACTTACAACGCCAATCCCGTGTCCATGGCCTGCTCTCTGGACGAGGCCGTCAGGCTGGCCGGAGACCGCCGTCTGGTGCTGGTGCTGGGGGAAATGCGTGAGCTGGGCGCCGACGCCGAACGGGAACACCGGGAACTCGGACGACGCATCGCGGCCACTCCGGCCACGCATTGTTTTTTTTACGGCGCTCATGCCGGACATGTGCGCGAAGGGCTGGAAGGTTTTTCCGGGGAGTTCATTCCGGCGGCTGCCCCTGAGGATGTTCTCGGGGTCATGCGGGATTTGCGCTCCGAGAAGGGTGTGGTCCTTTTCAAGGGCTCGCGCGGCTGTAAAATGGAAAATTTCTATGCGGCGCTGGAGAGGAGCTGGGCGTGA
- the murG gene encoding undecaprenyldiphospho-muramoylpentapeptide beta-N-acetylglucosaminyltransferase — protein MNRLILSTGGTGGHIFPALAVAEAVRSRLPDCRILFVGGHRGPERLWAEKAGLEFAALPARGVLGRGVRSLGALFWLGRSMLQAWRLLRSFRPDVVLGLGGYAGFSCTLTAVVMGIPTAVHEQNSVLGVSNRVLSRRVDRVLASFADMELPETARAKTVLTGNPIRGRILELPEDGRTAGRNVLVMGGSQGASALNQVMLKEMDAFRSQGLRIWLQTGKDDFAAVSEAYAKRYPEARVDAFIEDMRAAYHFADLVICRAGATTIAELTAIGKPSVLIPFPYATHDHQLKNARLLEQAGAAMVLQQNQLGSVSLASAVADLFQMSGRLNQMGRAAREMGHPGAGEKIVEQLLELAARGR, from the coding sequence ATGAACAGGCTGATTCTGAGCACAGGCGGCACCGGAGGCCATATTTTCCCCGCCCTGGCCGTGGCCGAGGCGGTGCGCTCCCGTCTGCCGGACTGCCGCATCCTCTTCGTGGGCGGACATCGGGGGCCGGAGCGGCTGTGGGCGGAAAAGGCCGGGCTGGAATTCGCGGCTCTGCCGGCCAGGGGCGTGCTGGGCCGGGGTGTGCGCAGTCTGGGCGCGCTGTTCTGGCTCGGCCGGAGCATGCTCCAGGCTTGGCGGCTGCTGCGCTCCTTCCGGCCGGATGTGGTTCTGGGCCTTGGCGGATATGCCGGGTTCTCCTGCACCCTGACCGCCGTCGTGATGGGTATTCCCACGGCCGTCCACGAGCAGAACAGCGTGCTCGGCGTCAGCAACCGCGTGCTGTCCCGACGGGTGGACCGCGTGCTGGCCAGCTTCGCGGACATGGAACTGCCGGAGACGGCAAGGGCGAAGACCGTGCTCACGGGCAACCCCATTCGCGGGCGGATTCTGGAATTGCCGGAAGATGGCCGGACAGCGGGGCGCAACGTGCTGGTCATGGGCGGCAGCCAGGGAGCTTCGGCCCTCAATCAGGTCATGCTGAAGGAGATGGACGCGTTCAGAAGCCAGGGGCTGCGCATCTGGCTTCAGACGGGCAAGGACGACTTCGCGGCTGTGAGCGAGGCGTATGCGAAGCGGTATCCGGAGGCGCGGGTGGATGCCTTCATAGAAGACATGCGCGCGGCGTATCATTTCGCCGATCTGGTCATCTGCCGGGCCGGAGCCACGACCATCGCCGAGCTGACCGCGATCGGAAAACCCAGCGTGCTGATACCTTTTCCGTATGCCACACACGACCATCAGCTCAAAAACGCCCGCCTTCTGGAACAGGCCGGTGCGGCCATGGTGTTGCAGCAGAACCAGCTGGGCAGCGTCAGCCTGGCTTCGGCCGTGGCCGATCTTTTCCAGATGTCCGGCCGTCTGAACCAGATGGGGCGGGCCGCCAGGGAGATGGGGCATCCCGGCGCCGGGGAAAAGATAGTCGAACAGCTTCTGGAACTCGCGGCGCGGGGCAGGTGA
- the ftsW gene encoding putative lipid II flippase FtsW, which yields MIPGRRETQGAGNGFDYILLGAVIMLSSLGLVMVMSASGIMAEKVFGDKYALFWKQGLFMALGFGILLTTMRANMEFFYRRTYFWILLAAALLLLTVFSPLGNKAGGASRWLRLGPVSVQPLEAAKIALVFYLAYFFANKQEKVRTFSVGFLPPIMMTGMLCMLLLLQPDFGGAVFLAALLFLMCLVGGTRIIFLGSAVMLAVVSGILLVVNSPYRFRRIFSFLDPFKDAQNTGYQLVQSLYGLGSGGWFGLGLGEGRQKLFFLPEAHNDFIMSVVGEELGFIGISLVVILLGVVLWRVMVISVRQEGMRDRITAFGMGAILIIGGLLNMGVVFGAIPPKGVPMPFLSYGGSHLVAGFFCAGVLLNLSRKVRT from the coding sequence ATGATTCCGGGCCGCCGCGAAACTCAGGGAGCCGGAAACGGCTTCGACTACATCCTGCTGGGGGCGGTGATCATGCTGTCGTCCCTGGGACTGGTCATGGTCATGAGTGCGAGCGGCATTATGGCGGAGAAGGTTTTCGGCGACAAATACGCCCTGTTCTGGAAGCAGGGGCTGTTCATGGCCTTGGGGTTCGGCATCCTGCTGACCACCATGCGCGCAAACATGGAGTTCTTTTATCGCAGGACCTATTTCTGGATTCTGCTGGCGGCGGCGCTGCTGCTTCTGACGGTGTTCTCGCCGCTCGGGAACAAGGCCGGAGGAGCCAGCCGGTGGCTGCGTCTGGGACCTGTTTCCGTGCAGCCTCTGGAAGCGGCCAAGATCGCTCTGGTGTTTTATCTGGCCTACTTTTTCGCCAACAAGCAGGAAAAGGTCCGGACCTTCAGCGTGGGCTTTCTGCCGCCCATCATGATGACCGGCATGCTGTGCATGCTGCTTCTGCTGCAGCCGGACTTCGGCGGGGCGGTGTTTCTGGCCGCACTCCTTTTTCTGATGTGTCTGGTGGGCGGCACGCGGATCATCTTTCTGGGCTCGGCCGTCATGCTGGCCGTGGTTTCGGGAATTTTGCTGGTGGTCAACTCGCCGTACCGGTTCCGGCGCATATTTTCCTTTCTCGACCCGTTCAAGGACGCCCAGAACACGGGCTACCAGCTGGTGCAGTCCCTGTACGGGCTGGGCTCCGGCGGCTGGTTCGGCCTGGGGCTGGGCGAAGGGCGGCAGAAGCTTTTTTTCCTGCCCGAGGCGCACAACGATTTCATCATGTCCGTGGTGGGTGAAGAGCTGGGATTTATAGGCATTTCCCTGGTCGTCATTCTGCTGGGCGTGGTGCTGTGGCGGGTGATGGTCATAAGCGTCCGGCAGGAAGGCATGCGCGACCGTATCACGGCTTTCGGAATGGGAGCCATCCTGATCATCGGCGGGCTTCTGAACATGGGCGTGGTCTTTGGAGCCATCCCGCCCAAGGGCGTGCCCATGCCTTTTCTGAGTTACGGCGGCAGCCATCTGGTGGCCGGATTCTTCTGCGCCGGAGTGCTGCTCAATCTGTCGCGCAAGGTGCGGACATGA
- the murC gene encoding UDP-N-acetylmuramate--L-alanine ligase gives MKSKIGKIHMVGIGGSGMNGIAEVLINLGYEVSGSDLVRSAVLNRLERLGATVFTGHAAENVRDAQVVVRSSAVRDDNPELAEARLRGVPIIPRAEMLAELMRLKTGVAVAGTHGKTTTTSLLATIFMEAGLDPTVIIGGRLNAYGANAMLGQGAYLIAEADESDGSFLCLLPLLSVVTNIDADHLDFYKGLDEIRDSFVSFMNSVPFYGLNVVCGDDPGVRSVLPRVRRPVLTYGFGEDNVLRAEIVTCEAGSNFRVYRDGEFWGEVLLAHPGRHNVLNALAAIGVAEEAGISREDIIRGLGAFAGVGRRFEHRGSRDGVLVVDDYGHHPTEIAATLETARTCYPDRRLVVAFQPHRFSRTQALFGEFSKVFEPVDQLLLTEIYPASEAPIPGVSGQSLAQAVRQVSRTPVSFFESFDELGAELGRILRPGDLLLTLGAGSIWTVGQKFVDGEI, from the coding sequence ATGAAATCCAAGATCGGAAAAATCCACATGGTGGGCATCGGCGGCTCCGGCATGAACGGTATCGCCGAGGTGCTCATCAATCTGGGATACGAGGTTTCGGGCTCGGATCTGGTCAGAAGCGCGGTGCTGAACCGGCTGGAAAGGCTGGGCGCGACGGTGTTCACGGGACATGCGGCCGAAAATGTCCGCGACGCGCAGGTGGTGGTCCGCTCCTCGGCCGTGCGCGACGACAACCCGGAACTGGCCGAGGCGCGTCTGCGCGGCGTGCCCATCATTCCCAGAGCGGAGATGCTGGCCGAACTCATGCGCCTGAAGACCGGCGTGGCCGTGGCCGGAACGCACGGCAAAACCACCACCACGTCCCTTCTGGCCACAATTTTCATGGAAGCCGGACTCGACCCCACGGTCATCATCGGCGGGCGGCTGAACGCCTACGGGGCCAACGCCATGCTCGGCCAGGGAGCCTATCTCATCGCCGAGGCCGACGAATCCGACGGATCGTTTCTGTGTCTGCTGCCCCTTCTGTCCGTGGTGACCAACATCGACGCCGACCATCTGGATTTCTACAAGGGGCTGGACGAAATCCGGGACAGCTTCGTCAGCTTCATGAACAGCGTGCCCTTTTACGGCCTGAATGTGGTCTGCGGCGACGATCCGGGCGTGCGTTCCGTTCTGCCCCGTGTCCGCCGGCCCGTTTTGACCTATGGTTTCGGGGAGGACAACGTCCTGCGGGCGGAGATCGTCACCTGCGAGGCGGGGTCGAATTTCCGGGTGTACCGGGACGGCGAATTCTGGGGAGAGGTCTTGCTGGCCCATCCCGGCCGCCACAACGTGCTGAACGCCCTGGCAGCCATCGGCGTGGCCGAGGAGGCGGGCATTTCCAGGGAGGATATCATCCGGGGCCTGGGCGCGTTCGCCGGGGTCGGACGGCGGTTCGAACACAGAGGCTCACGGGACGGCGTGCTGGTGGTGGACGACTACGGCCATCATCCCACGGAAATCGCCGCGACGCTGGAGACGGCCAGGACCTGTTATCCGGACCGGCGTCTGGTGGTGGCTTTTCAGCCGCACCGGTTCTCACGCACGCAGGCGCTTTTCGGGGAGTTCTCCAAAGTTTTCGAGCCGGTGGATCAGCTGCTGCTGACGGAGATCTATCCGGCCAGCGAGGCTCCGATCCCCGGCGTCAGCGGCCAGAGTCTGGCCCAGGCTGTGCGCCAGGTCAGCCGCACGCCGGTCAGCTTTTTCGAGAGTTTCGACGAGTTGGGTGCGGAACTGGGCAGGATTCTTCGGCCGGGCGATCTGCTCCTGACCCTGGGCGCGGGCAGTATCTGGACCGTGGGACAGAAATTTGTGGACGGGGAGATCTGA
- the mraY gene encoding phospho-N-acetylmuramoyl-pentapeptide-transferase → MIYHLLYPLSDQISILNVFRYITFRSVYAMLTALVLSIMIGPAFIEWLRRLRFGQYIKSCGPDHQSKSGTPTMGGLLFGFCMLFSVLLWGDLGNKFVWLAILVFTGFGAVGFADDYIKIVRKHNDGLSPRAKLLGQVIVSLGAMSLLVSFPEYSTRLAVPFFKHVNPDLSWLYVPFGMFVMIGASNAVNLTDGLDGLAIGPAVVSAGCFAVFIYVAGHANLAQYLQVTPVSGVGEVTVVCGAMVGAGLGFLWFNAFPAQVFMGDVGSLSIGGTLGFTAVLCKQELLLVVVGGLFVIETLSVILQVGYFKMSGGKRIFRMAPLHHHFEKKGMHESKIIIRFWILSLLLAVMALGTLKLR, encoded by the coding sequence GTGATCTATCATCTTCTGTATCCGCTGAGCGACCAGATAAGCATCCTGAACGTGTTCCGCTACATCACGTTCCGGTCCGTCTATGCCATGCTCACGGCCCTCGTCCTCTCCATCATGATCGGCCCAGCGTTCATCGAATGGCTGCGCAGGCTGCGCTTCGGACAGTACATCAAAAGCTGCGGCCCGGACCATCAGAGCAAGAGCGGCACGCCGACCATGGGCGGCCTGCTGTTCGGATTCTGCATGCTTTTCAGCGTGCTCCTGTGGGGGGATCTGGGCAACAAGTTCGTCTGGCTGGCCATTCTGGTCTTCACGGGTTTCGGCGCGGTGGGTTTTGCCGACGACTATATCAAGATCGTGCGCAAGCATAACGACGGCCTGTCGCCGCGGGCCAAGCTGCTGGGACAGGTGATCGTCAGCCTGGGGGCCATGTCCCTTCTGGTGTCCTTCCCGGAGTACTCGACCCGGCTCGCGGTGCCGTTTTTCAAACACGTGAACCCCGATCTGTCCTGGCTGTACGTGCCCTTCGGCATGTTCGTCATGATCGGGGCTTCAAACGCCGTGAATCTCACGGACGGTCTGGACGGCCTGGCCATCGGACCGGCTGTGGTTTCGGCCGGATGTTTCGCCGTGTTCATCTATGTGGCCGGCCACGCGAACCTGGCCCAGTATCTTCAGGTGACTCCGGTTTCCGGCGTGGGCGAGGTGACGGTCGTCTGCGGAGCCATGGTCGGCGCGGGGCTGGGATTTCTGTGGTTCAATGCCTTTCCGGCTCAGGTGTTCATGGGTGATGTGGGCAGCCTCAGCATCGGCGGAACCCTGGGTTTCACGGCCGTGCTTTGTAAACAGGAGCTGCTGCTGGTGGTGGTGGGCGGGCTTTTTGTCATCGAAACCCTGTCTGTCATCCTGCAGGTGGGATATTTCAAGATGAGCGGCGGCAAGCGGATTTTCCGCATGGCTCCGCTGCATCATCATTTCGAGAAAAAGGGCATGCATGAGTCGAAAATCATCATCCGGTTCTGGATCCTGTCGCTTTTGCTGGCGGTCATGGCACTGGGAACGCTCAAACTCCGGTAG
- the murD gene encoding UDP-N-acetylmuramoyl-L-alanine--D-glutamate ligase translates to MRALLQSDRARRIRGLRAVVVGAGRSGLAAAGLLAELGAETSVLERSAAAAGVAAESRRYTVVCGEHRAEDFSGADLVVLSPGVPRSRMESMIPPQARVISELELASWFVSETVVAVTGTNGKTTTTTLISRILERNGREVFTGGNIGTPLCEYVLGDRQAEILVLEVSSFQLQNSPTFHPCVAVLLNFSANHLDYHDCMEEYLEAKLSMFAHMEPGDLAIAPASMREELEGRDFTRARREYFSASDRFSCPGLPGEHNLANMEAAFLVCRHFGLDQDQVQRGIDGFLPLPHRLEAVTEHAGIMFVDDSKSTTVDSTIAALKSQDRPVRLLAGGVFKGGDLGTVLPLIREKVRGIYLFGASRELFESAWKDCGLDIFWDATLEDAVHRAASEARAGECVLLSPATSSFDLFANYKERGQVFQKTVREWMEEPQ, encoded by the coding sequence ATGCGCGCGCTTTTGCAATCCGATCGGGCCCGCCGGATTCGAGGCCTCCGGGCCGTGGTGGTGGGGGCCGGGCGTTCGGGTCTGGCCGCGGCCGGGCTGCTGGCCGAACTGGGCGCGGAGACGAGCGTGCTGGAGCGCAGCGCCGCCGCGGCCGGAGTGGCTGCGGAAAGCCGGAGATATACCGTCGTGTGCGGCGAGCACCGGGCCGAGGATTTTTCCGGGGCGGATCTGGTGGTCCTGAGCCCCGGCGTGCCCCGTTCCCGCATGGAATCCATGATACCGCCGCAGGCACGGGTGATCTCGGAGCTGGAACTGGCCAGTTGGTTCGTCTCCGAAACCGTTGTGGCGGTCACCGGCACCAACGGCAAAACCACCACCACCACGCTGATCAGCCGCATTCTGGAGCGAAACGGCCGGGAGGTCTTCACCGGCGGCAATATCGGCACGCCCCTGTGCGAATATGTGCTGGGGGACCGGCAGGCCGAAATTCTGGTTCTGGAAGTGTCCAGTTTCCAGTTGCAGAATTCCCCGACGTTTCATCCCTGCGTGGCGGTGCTGCTCAATTTTTCGGCCAACCATCTGGATTATCACGACTGCATGGAAGAATATCTGGAAGCCAAACTGTCCATGTTCGCGCATATGGAGCCCGGCGATCTGGCCATTGCGCCCGCGTCCATGCGCGAAGAACTGGAGGGCCGGGATTTCACCCGCGCCCGGCGGGAATACTTCTCGGCTTCGGACCGTTTTTCCTGCCCCGGACTGCCCGGCGAGCACAACCTGGCCAACATGGAAGCCGCGTTTCTGGTCTGCCGCCATTTCGGACTGGATCAGGATCAGGTGCAGCGGGGCATCGACGGCTTTCTGCCGCTGCCCCACCGCCTGGAAGCGGTCACCGAGCATGCCGGGATCATGTTCGTGGACGACTCCAAATCCACGACCGTCGATTCCACCATCGCGGCCCTGAAGAGCCAGGACAGGCCGGTCCGGCTTCTGGCCGGAGGCGTGTTCAAGGGCGGCGATTTGGGAACGGTCCTGCCGCTCATCCGGGAGAAGGTCCGCGGCATCTATCTGTTCGGCGCTTCCCGCGAGCTTTTTGAATCGGCCTGGAAAGATTGCGGGCTCGACATCTTCTGGGACGCGACCCTGGAAGACGCCGTGCACCGGGCGGCCTCCGAGGCCCGCGCCGGGGAGTGCGTGCTGCTGTCTCCGGCCACCTCCAGTTTCGATCTGTTCGCCAATTACAAAGAGCGCGGACAGGTGTTCCAGAAAACCGTGCGGGAATGGATGGAGGAACCGCAATGA